A window of the Candidatus Poribacteria bacterium genome harbors these coding sequences:
- a CDS encoding HAD family hydrolase has protein sequence MNIRALLFDFGGTLDGNGVHWRDRTYRFLQQAYPEIDRETFDRVDRAAVYRLIDSRSAPQLTLRETMDVIATGIYEALGLDSDVKDRYVDFFCEGAKECLGRNRQWLATLRDRYRLGVISNNFGNTRGWCDEYNLSPLLDIVVDSTVVGVSKPEAGIFHAALTGISIVPEAAIYVGDTYSDDVVGAKGVGMRAAWLVGEEDKECPDASIVDVQLTTLQELNSFLELEN, from the coding sequence ATGAACATTCGTGCCTTGTTGTTCGACTTTGGCGGCACACTCGATGGAAACGGAGTTCATTGGCGAGACCGAACATACCGGTTCCTCCAGCAGGCGTACCCGGAGATTGATCGAGAGACGTTTGATCGGGTGGATCGTGCCGCTGTCTATAGACTTATTGACAGTAGAAGTGCTCCCCAGCTTACGCTGCGCGAAACGATGGATGTCATCGCCACCGGCATCTACGAAGCACTCGGTTTAGATTCTGACGTTAAGGACCGGTATGTAGACTTTTTCTGCGAGGGAGCGAAGGAATGTCTTGGCCGTAACCGACAGTGGCTCGCAACGCTTCGAGATCGATACCGGCTCGGCGTTATCAGCAACAATTTTGGAAACACGCGAGGCTGGTGTGACGAATACAACCTCTCACCTCTGCTTGATATCGTGGTAGATTCAACGGTTGTCGGTGTGTCGAAGCCGGAGGCGGGCATATTTCATGCAGCATTGACAGGAATAAGTATCGTCCCTGAAGCAGCAATCTATGTCGGAGATACATATTCGGACGATGTGGTTGGTGCAAAAGGCGTGGGGATGCGGGCTGCTTGGTTAGTCGGCGAGGAAGACAAGGAGTGTCCCGACGCGTCAATCGTCGATGTTCAACTTACAACCCTTCAGGAACTTAATAGTTTTTTGGAGTTAGAAAATTGA